Proteins co-encoded in one Acidobacteriota bacterium genomic window:
- a CDS encoding tetratricopeptide repeat protein: MRYSIFLFVFAMFSVGIFATQASAQMTADAYFNRAVDRQKDGDPDGAIEDYTKALELAPDDTDAYVNRAIVRKNKGDLDGAIKDLTAALRIDPDLASAYLNRGVVYKLKGNTDAAITDYTRAIGLASSSTSAYYNRGTARRDKGDLTGAEADFSKVIELNPQHAKALANRGKIRLLLKDLDAAVADLTAAIAIDAKFAEAYKNRAAAYRLLKKIPLAEADEQKAAELEAKSKLL, encoded by the coding sequence ATGAGATATTCTATTTTTCTTTTCGTTTTCGCGATGTTCTCTGTGGGAATTTTTGCCACGCAGGCTTCGGCACAGATGACGGCGGACGCTTATTTTAATCGGGCGGTCGACCGGCAGAAAGATGGTGACCCGGACGGGGCGATCGAGGATTATACTAAGGCTCTGGAACTCGCTCCCGACGACACCGACGCTTACGTTAACCGTGCCATCGTACGCAAGAACAAGGGCGACCTCGACGGAGCGATCAAGGATCTAACGGCTGCTCTTAGGATCGATCCGGATCTAGCGAGTGCGTATCTCAATCGCGGCGTTGTTTACAAATTGAAAGGAAATACCGACGCCGCCATCACCGATTACACGCGGGCGATCGGCCTCGCATCGTCGAGCACGTCGGCGTATTACAATCGTGGAACGGCCCGCCGCGACAAAGGCGACCTCACGGGTGCCGAAGCCGACTTCAGCAAGGTCATCGAGCTTAATCCACAGCACGCAAAGGCTTTAGCGAATCGCGGAAAGATACGGCTGCTGCTGAAAGATCTCGACGCAGCCGTCGCTGATCTGACAGCAGCGATCGCGATCGACGCCAAATTCGCGGAGGCCTACAAGAATCGCGCCGCCGCCTACCGCCTCCTTAAAAAGATCCCACTCGCCGAAGCCGACGAACAAAAGGCCGCCGAACTGGAAGCCAAGTCGAAGCTTTTGTAA
- a CDS encoding YdeI/OmpD-associated family protein, whose product MLPKFFPNQNPFREWLEKNHETETELLVRFNKVGSGKPNMTWPESVDQALCFGWIDGVRRRIDDESYSIRFTPRKAGSIWSGVNIRKVEELTNAGVMKPAGIAAFEKRTEKRSAIYSYEKEASELSSEFEKQFRNNKKAWAFFTSQAPSYQKIMIHHIMDAKQEKTRISRLAATISASEDHRRLR is encoded by the coding sequence ATGCTTCCAAAATTTTTCCCTAACCAAAACCCATTCCGTGAGTGGCTCGAAAAGAACCACGAGACTGAGACCGAGCTTCTGGTCAGATTTAACAAGGTCGGCAGCGGAAAACCAAACATGACATGGCCCGAATCGGTCGATCAGGCTCTCTGCTTCGGCTGGATCGACGGCGTGCGAAGGCGCATCGATGACGAAAGCTATTCGATCAGATTCACACCGCGAAAAGCGGGCAGTATTTGGAGTGGGGTGAATATTCGAAAGGTCGAAGAGCTTACAAATGCCGGGGTGATGAAGCCTGCCGGCATCGCGGCTTTCGAAAAGCGAACTGAAAAGAGGTCGGCGATCTATTCTTATGAAAAAGAAGCGAGTGAGCTTTCGTCAGAATTTGAAAAGCAGTTCCGCAATAACAAGAAGGCTTGGGCGTTTTTCACTTCGCAGGCACCGTCGTATCAAAAGATAATGATCCATCATATAATGGACGCGAAACAGGAAAAAACGCGGATATCACGTCTCGCCGCTACGATAAGCGCGAGCGAGGATCATCGCCGTCTAAGATAA
- a CDS encoding SOS response-associated peptidase family protein, which yields MCGRASQVHVSRYEKYISYWETPDEFVERRNLRPTEPAFIVARRGDGLIKTLEARWWCQWDGAGKFEAKYPTFNARVETMHEKKLWPALLKKGQRCLFPVDSFYEWPIKGKGLPPVEIFVKGRTPYALAGLWSRYFENGQTRYSFTVFTTEPNDFMRPIHEKAMPVIFTNLDEQNLWLTEGDEELLRPYQGQMESDQLPDPLEKLYPEENHKY from the coding sequence ATGTGCGGAAGAGCTTCACAGGTCCACGTCAGCCGGTATGAGAAGTACATTTCTTATTGGGAAACGCCCGACGAATTTGTCGAGCGGCGAAATCTGCGGCCGACCGAGCCGGCGTTCATCGTCGCCCGCCGCGGTGACGGGCTGATCAAAACGCTCGAAGCCCGCTGGTGGTGCCAGTGGGACGGTGCGGGCAAATTCGAGGCAAAATATCCGACCTTCAACGCCCGCGTCGAGACGATGCACGAGAAAAAACTCTGGCCCGCGTTGCTCAAGAAAGGCCAGCGATGCCTGTTCCCGGTCGACAGTTTCTATGAATGGCCCATCAAGGGCAAAGGCCTGCCGCCCGTCGAGATCTTTGTAAAAGGCCGAACACCGTATGCCCTCGCCGGCCTCTGGAGCCGCTATTTCGAGAACGGCCAGACGCGGTATTCGTTCACGGTATTCACCACCGAACCGAACGATTTCATGCGCCCGATCCACGAAAAAGCCATGCCCGTAATCTTCACCAACCTCGACGAACAAAACCTCTGGCTAACCGAAGGCGACGAAGAACTCCTCCGCCCCTACCAAGGCCAAATGGAATCCGACCAACTCCCCGACCCCCTCGAAAAACTCTACCCGGAAGAGAATCACAAGTACTGA
- a CDS encoding Crp/Fnr family transcriptional regulator yields MKPLLSSISSDLSHLLHKCGRVRTFGVDEEVFAGGDDAAFLPIVLSGRVKMIHFLEPGKEVIIGVFQEGEMFAVPPVFDGGKYPATAIAMEESRLLLIARNDFLNTLRTSSEFSFTVIDWMCGMLREKTATIHNLATASPEHRVASILLKLALKECGDGPVRITHRRQDIARMAGLTTETTIRSIRKLADKGVVTISHGKIVVEERRPLQDYLEG; encoded by the coding sequence ATGAAACCACTTCTCTCATCGATCAGTTCCGACCTGTCGCACTTGCTGCACAAATGCGGGCGGGTCAGGACGTTTGGCGTGGACGAAGAAGTCTTCGCGGGCGGCGACGATGCCGCTTTTCTGCCTATTGTTTTATCAGGGCGGGTAAAGATGATCCACTTTCTCGAACCGGGCAAGGAAGTGATCATCGGAGTTTTTCAGGAGGGCGAGATGTTCGCCGTGCCGCCGGTCTTTGATGGAGGTAAATATCCCGCGACCGCCATCGCTATGGAAGAATCCCGCCTGCTGCTGATCGCCCGCAATGATTTTCTCAATACGCTGCGGACCTCGAGCGAATTCTCCTTTACGGTGATCGATTGGATGTGCGGAATGCTGCGGGAAAAAACGGCGACTATCCACAATCTCGCTACCGCTTCGCCTGAACATCGCGTGGCGAGCATTTTGCTTAAACTCGCCCTCAAAGAATGCGGTGACGGCCCGGTTCGAATAACGCATCGCCGTCAGGATATCGCCCGAATGGCCGGGCTCACGACCGAAACTACGATCCGTTCGATCCGCAAACTTGCTGATAAAGGAGTTGTTACGATCTCTCATGGCAAGATCGTCGTCGAAGAGCGTCGACCTCTGCAGGATTATCTCGAGGGATAG
- a CDS encoding nitric-oxide reductase large subunit: protein MKRLWLILGAVFVFSFAILGWVGTEIFRQAPPIPKEVVTTDGSQLIAPEQVSNGQNVWQAMGGMQVGSIWGHGSYVAPDWTADYLHRESVFILNTWSNAEFGGSYDSLASEKQASLRQRLQDLMRKNTYDEAIGRITVDPLRAKAFEENLKHYSDVFANGNKDYAIQRNAQSDPAKLRDLTSFFFWTAWASAANRPNNTISYTSNFPSEPLVGNVPTSSAIVWTGVSVIMLIAGIGAMVWFYAGWRKEGDASMPPDSDPLIGETLTPSQKATVKYFFVVSLLFLLQIVMGIITAHYGVEGGGFYGIPLQDYLPYVVTRTWHTQLGIFWIATAWLAAGLFIAPYICGYEPKKQKLGVDLLFGALLIVVLGSMGGQWMSVMHKLGNGDLWFWFGHQGYEYVDLGRVWQAALFVGLLLWLVLVGRSAIAGLNKAGNNKSLVLLYLGTTAGIALFYAPGLFWGMRSNLTVVEYWRWWVVHLWVEGFFEVFATVVIAFLFARLKVINAEHAAQASLLSGAIYLSGGIIGTMHHLYFSGTPTIALAFGSVFSALEIVPLVFVGYEAFDNIRHSKKKPWLAQYKWVVYFFVAVAFWNLVGAGIFGFMINPPIALYYMQGLNTTATHAHGALYGVYGTLGLALLLFCMRAIEPERKWNTKLLSFAFWAINIGMLMEILLSLLPIGLLQTYQSVSVGYWSARSPEFMQTALLQNLRWMRLFGDSVFALGALAFVWFALKLMLTKGERTELP from the coding sequence ATGAAGAGGCTTTGGTTGATACTTGGAGCGGTATTTGTTTTTTCATTCGCAATTTTGGGATGGGTCGGAACGGAGATATTCAGGCAGGCCCCGCCGATCCCTAAAGAGGTTGTAACCACTGACGGCTCGCAGTTAATAGCGCCTGAACAGGTTTCGAATGGCCAAAACGTTTGGCAGGCGATGGGCGGAATGCAGGTTGGGTCGATCTGGGGGCACGGCTCTTACGTCGCTCCTGATTGGACGGCCGATTATTTGCATCGCGAGTCGGTATTTATCCTGAATACGTGGTCGAACGCGGAATTCGGAGGCAGTTACGACAGCCTCGCTAGCGAAAAGCAGGCTTCGCTGCGTCAGCGGCTGCAGGATCTGATGCGGAAAAATACCTACGACGAAGCGATCGGCCGCATCACCGTCGATCCGCTTCGAGCTAAGGCATTCGAGGAGAATCTTAAACATTACTCGGACGTTTTCGCCAACGGAAACAAGGATTACGCAATACAGCGAAACGCGCAGTCCGATCCCGCGAAGTTGCGAGATCTGACATCCTTCTTCTTCTGGACCGCGTGGGCATCTGCGGCGAATCGTCCGAACAACACGATCTCTTACACCAGTAATTTCCCGTCAGAGCCGCTCGTCGGAAACGTGCCGACGAGTTCTGCGATCGTGTGGACAGGGGTGAGCGTGATCATGCTGATCGCGGGCATCGGAGCTATGGTCTGGTTCTACGCGGGCTGGCGAAAGGAAGGCGACGCGTCGATGCCGCCGGATTCGGATCCGCTCATTGGTGAGACCTTGACGCCCTCGCAAAAAGCGACCGTCAAGTACTTTTTCGTCGTCTCGCTCCTTTTTCTCTTGCAGATCGTGATGGGAATAATCACGGCTCACTACGGCGTCGAGGGCGGTGGATTTTATGGAATTCCGTTGCAGGATTATTTGCCATACGTCGTGACGCGCACGTGGCACACGCAGCTCGGAATATTCTGGATCGCGACCGCATGGCTTGCAGCCGGACTATTTATCGCACCGTACATTTGCGGCTATGAGCCGAAAAAACAGAAGCTCGGTGTTGATCTTTTGTTCGGAGCTTTGCTCATAGTTGTTCTCGGTTCGATGGGCGGGCAATGGATGAGCGTCATGCACAAGCTCGGCAATGGCGATCTCTGGTTCTGGTTCGGCCATCAGGGCTACGAATACGTCGACCTCGGCCGTGTGTGGCAGGCCGCTCTATTTGTTGGGCTTCTGTTGTGGCTGGTTCTCGTTGGCAGGTCAGCGATCGCGGGACTCAACAAAGCAGGGAATAACAAATCACTCGTGTTGCTCTACCTCGGCACGACGGCTGGCATCGCCTTGTTTTACGCACCGGGATTATTCTGGGGAATGAGGTCAAATCTAACCGTCGTCGAATATTGGCGCTGGTGGGTCGTTCACCTCTGGGTCGAAGGCTTTTTCGAGGTTTTTGCGACGGTCGTGATCGCGTTCTTGTTTGCCCGGCTTAAAGTTATCAATGCCGAGCACGCCGCGCAGGCATCCCTATTATCCGGAGCAATCTATCTAAGCGGCGGCATCATCGGCACGATGCATCACTTGTATTTCTCCGGCACGCCGACGATCGCATTGGCATTCGGATCGGTATTCAGTGCACTCGAGATCGTACCGCTGGTATTCGTTGGCTACGAAGCCTTCGACAACATTCGTCACTCGAAAAAGAAGCCATGGCTCGCACAGTACAAATGGGTCGTGTATTTCTTTGTTGCAGTGGCGTTTTGGAATCTGGTCGGTGCCGGCATCTTCGGATTTATGATCAATCCGCCGATCGCTCTCTATTACATGCAGGGACTGAACACGACCGCAACTCACGCTCATGGAGCACTTTACGGTGTTTACGGAACGCTGGGCCTGGCACTTCTATTGTTCTGCATGCGTGCAATTGAGCCGGAGCGTAAATGGAATACAAAGCTGCTCAGCTTTGCATTCTGGGCGATCAATATCGGAATGCTGATGGAGATATTGCTCAGCCTGCTGCCGATCGGCTTGCTGCAGACTTACCAATCGGTTTCGGTCGGTTATTGGTCGGCACGCAGTCCTGAATTCATGCAGACGGCATTACTCCAAAACCTGCGATGGATGAGGCTCTTTGGCGACTCGGTTTTTGCTCTCGGAGCATTGGCTTTTGTTTGGTTTGCATTAAAGTTGATGCTTACCAAAGGCGAACGAACCGAACTTCCATAG
- a CDS encoding electron transfer flavoprotein subunit alpha/FixB family protein, producing MILVFIEHKDCVLNKTSLEAITAAQAIGKDLGLKVAAVLPCDKDCSLAQEIAGYNIEKVIVAKNEKLGTYTPDGYADAWEQVVKATNPQYVVMSHTYQVRDFAPKVAARLGREVVGDCIRYRADGGKLTLTRRIFLGKLDADVTIGGDAPYFVTFQSGSFRGDSAEKGSAAVETMDVSVGEIRMTPEAPFQEAKATVDLSKSEIIVAVGRGIKSQENIALAQQLADVLGADLAASRPICDSDWLPIDRQIGSSGQTVAPKVYIALGISGAIQHIVGMKNAGTIIAVNKDAEAPIFDIADYGIVGDLFDAVPVLIEEIKKAKG from the coding sequence ATGATCTTAGTATTTATCGAACACAAGGATTGCGTCCTCAACAAAACCTCGCTCGAAGCGATCACCGCTGCTCAGGCGATCGGCAAAGACCTCGGCCTTAAGGTTGCGGCAGTTCTGCCGTGCGACAAAGATTGCTCGCTCGCTCAGGAGATCGCCGGTTATAACATCGAAAAGGTCATCGTTGCAAAGAATGAGAAACTTGGCACCTACACACCCGACGGCTATGCGGATGCTTGGGAACAGGTTGTTAAAGCGACAAATCCGCAATACGTCGTGATGTCGCACACCTATCAGGTTCGTGATTTCGCTCCGAAAGTTGCGGCGCGTCTCGGTCGCGAGGTCGTTGGCGACTGCATCCGCTACAGAGCAGATGGTGGTAAACTAACGCTCACACGCCGTATTTTCCTTGGCAAGCTTGATGCTGATGTCACTATCGGCGGTGATGCCCCTTATTTCGTCACTTTCCAATCGGGCTCGTTCCGCGGTGACAGCGCCGAAAAGGGAAGTGCTGCGGTTGAGACGATGGATGTGAGCGTCGGCGAAATACGCATGACGCCCGAGGCTCCCTTCCAAGAAGCAAAAGCCACGGTCGATCTCAGCAAATCCGAGATCATCGTAGCGGTTGGCCGAGGTATCAAATCGCAAGAGAATATCGCCCTTGCCCAGCAATTGGCTGACGTTCTCGGTGCTGACCTTGCTGCCTCACGTCCTATCTGCGACAGCGATTGGCTGCCGATCGACCGCCAGATCGGTTCGTCGGGCCAGACCGTCGCTCCGAAGGTGTACATCGCTCTTGGCATTTCCGGTGCGATCCAGCATATCGTCGGCATGAAGAACGCCGGAACGATCATCGCCGTCAACAAGGACGCTGAGGCTCCGATCTTCGACATTGCCGATTATGGCATCGTCGGTGACCTGTTTGACGCGGTACCGGTGTTGATCGAAGAGATCAAGAAAGCGAAAGGCTAG
- a CDS encoding group III truncated hemoglobin, which produces MKTDIQNREDIDALMKMFYSRAIKDDVIGYIFTDVARLDLDRHLPIIGDFWETIVFHTGDYQRHGRHPLLVHGELTEKTPLLPEHFTRWLEIFTETVDGTFSGERADFIKVRARAIADRMLHYVGEINERLAIPRDNPAEVDALRRRSCHERS; this is translated from the coding sequence ATGAAAACAGATATTCAAAACCGCGAGGATATCGATGCCCTGATGAAAATGTTCTATTCGCGGGCGATCAAAGACGATGTCATCGGCTACATTTTTACGGACGTTGCCAGACTCGACCTTGACCGCCACCTTCCGATCATCGGAGATTTTTGGGAAACCATCGTTTTTCACACCGGCGATTATCAGCGTCATGGCCGCCATCCTTTGCTGGTTCATGGTGAACTTACTGAGAAAACGCCCCTTTTACCCGAACATTTTACACGCTGGCTTGAGATCTTTACCGAAACGGTCGACGGTACATTTTCAGGCGAGAGGGCGGATTTTATTAAGGTCAGAGCTAGAGCGATCGCGGACAGGATGCTGCACTACGTGGGCGAGATCAACGAGCGGCTAGCTATCCCTCGAGATAATCCTGCAGAGGTCGACGCTCTTCGACGACGATCTTGCCATGAGAGATCGTAA
- a CDS encoding acyl carrier protein, which yields MSEVQDKIKQIIVDELGVDEAEVTENARFIEDLGADSLDLVELVMRFEEEFDIEIPDEDAEKIQGVRDAYAYVEQHKAA from the coding sequence ATGTCAGAAGTACAGGATAAGATCAAACAGATCATCGTTGACGAACTCGGAGTCGACGAAGCAGAAGTTACTGAAAATGCCCGGTTCATCGAAGATCTCGGCGCCGATTCGCTCGATCTCGTCGAACTCGTGATGCGTTTCGAAGAGGAATTCGATATCGAAATTCCTGATGAGGACGCAGAGAAGATCCAGGGCGTTCGTGACGCTTACGCATACGTTGAACAGCATAAAGCTGCTTAG
- the fabF gene encoding beta-ketoacyl-ACP synthase II, translated as MKRRVVVTGLGSVTPCGNDVPTTWGALMKGENGADFISRFDTERFSVKFACEVKGFDPLSFLDKKEARRMGAFTHFALAASDEAMKHSGLVIDSSNDEMIGTYISSGIGDFWAIEREHEKLLNQGPDRVSPFFIVSAIVNLASGNVSIRHGAKGPNSATATACSAGAHAIGDSFRIIERGDADAMICGGAESAITPMSVAGFASMRALSTRNDDPKHASRPFDLERDGFVIGEGAGILILEELEFAKARGAKILAEIVGYGMSGDAFHVTMPDETGSGAIRVMQRALKDAGLDPSQIGYINAHGTSTPYNDKFETLAIKKVFGENAYNIPVSSTKSMTGHALGAAGGLEAVFSVKALMENKLPPTINYEFPDPDCDLDYIPNQAREAKVDYVLSNNFGFGGTNACLIFKRYSE; from the coding sequence ATGAAACGTCGAGTAGTAGTTACAGGACTCGGTTCGGTTACGCCTTGCGGAAATGATGTGCCCACGACCTGGGGCGCTTTGATGAAGGGCGAGAACGGGGCTGATTTTATTTCCAGGTTCGACACCGAGAGGTTTTCCGTAAAGTTTGCGTGTGAGGTAAAAGGGTTCGATCCGCTTAGTTTCCTCGATAAAAAGGAAGCCCGGCGGATGGGGGCATTTACCCATTTCGCTCTCGCAGCCTCGGATGAGGCGATGAAACATAGCGGACTTGTTATCGACAGCTCGAATGACGAAATGATCGGAACATACATCAGTTCCGGCATCGGCGATTTCTGGGCGATCGAACGTGAGCACGAAAAGCTTCTGAATCAGGGGCCTGATCGCGTTTCGCCATTCTTTATTGTCTCCGCGATCGTAAATCTTGCTTCCGGCAACGTTTCAATTCGCCACGGTGCGAAAGGCCCGAATTCGGCTACGGCGACCGCGTGTTCCGCAGGTGCTCACGCGATTGGGGACAGTTTCCGTATCATTGAACGCGGTGACGCTGACGCGATGATATGCGGCGGTGCGGAAAGTGCGATAACGCCGATGTCTGTCGCGGGGTTTGCGTCAATGCGGGCTCTTTCGACCCGAAATGACGATCCCAAACACGCCTCGCGGCCGTTCGATCTTGAACGAGATGGCTTCGTTATTGGCGAAGGTGCGGGAATTCTGATCCTTGAAGAGCTTGAATTTGCCAAGGCTCGGGGTGCCAAGATTCTTGCCGAGATCGTCGGATATGGTATGAGCGGTGATGCGTTTCACGTAACGATGCCAGACGAAACAGGTTCGGGAGCGATCCGTGTGATGCAGCGTGCGTTAAAAGATGCCGGGCTCGATCCAAGCCAGATAGGCTACATCAATGCCCACGGAACGTCGACGCCGTATAACGATAAATTTGAGACACTCGCGATCAAAAAGGTCTTTGGCGAAAACGCTTATAACATCCCAGTTAGTTCGACAAAATCCATGACCGGTCACGCACTCGGTGCCGCCGGCGGGCTCGAAGCCGTATTCTCGGTCAAAGCCCTGATGGAAAACAAACTGCCGCCAACGATCAACTACGAATTCCCGGATCCTGATTGTGATCTCGATTACATCCCAAATCAGGCCCGCGAAGCGAAGGTCGATTACGTGCTTTCGAACAACTTCGGATTCGGCGGAACCAATGCTTGTTTGATATTCAAACGATACAGCGAATAG
- a CDS encoding electron transfer flavoprotein subunit beta/FixA family protein: protein MKIIVLMKQVANKDAVLRIAGDEKWINEADISQQTNESDGYALEEALRTVEAKGAGEVVVCTLGPQTAKTVIKDALARGADRAIHVVVDDSKSLSPYQIAKAIADAIREENADLIFTGLQSDDASHGQTGVILAELLGIPHATIVIEVDRASLSDTLRVKRELESGWYQWFTYKMPSLLTIQSGISQIRYASLKGIMAAKKKEIRDVTPAIEAFASASRVEKVYLPLKSKQTQMLGNGDAKAGAVELVEKLRTEVRVI from the coding sequence ATGAAAATTATCGTACTAATGAAACAAGTCGCCAATAAAGATGCCGTACTACGCATCGCGGGCGATGAAAAATGGATCAACGAGGCTGATATCTCGCAGCAGACCAATGAGTCTGACGGATATGCTCTCGAGGAAGCTCTTCGGACCGTCGAAGCTAAAGGTGCAGGCGAGGTCGTCGTTTGCACGCTTGGGCCGCAGACCGCGAAGACCGTTATCAAAGACGCTCTCGCTCGTGGTGCTGATCGAGCGATCCACGTTGTCGTGGACGACAGCAAGAGCCTTTCGCCGTATCAGATCGCGAAGGCGATCGCCGATGCGATCCGCGAAGAGAATGCAGACCTTATTTTTACCGGGCTGCAGTCTGACGATGCGAGCCATGGGCAGACGGGCGTGATCCTGGCAGAATTGCTCGGCATTCCGCACGCGACCATTGTGATCGAAGTTGACCGTGCTAGCCTCAGTGACACGCTCCGTGTCAAACGTGAACTCGAGAGCGGCTGGTATCAATGGTTTACCTACAAGATGCCGTCATTGCTGACGATCCAGTCGGGCATATCGCAGATCCGTTACGCTTCGCTCAAAGGCATCATGGCCGCGAAGAAGAAAGAGATCCGCGACGTCACGCCGGCGATCGAGGCATTTGCATCGGCTTCAAGAGTTGAAAAAGTTTACCTGCCTCTTAAATCCAAACAGACCCAAATGCTCGGCAATGGAGATGCTAAAGCCGGTGCGGTCGAATTGGTTGAAAAGCTCAGAACGGAGGTTCGCGTCATATGA